The nucleotide sequence GGTTAAAGATTCAATTGAGTTCTTCTGCAATTCAACAACGACCAAATCTACGGATGGCCTTAAGGGCTCAATTAAATCATCAGCTAAAGCAAAAGCGTTCTGCCTGTGATGGTGATGAATTCCCAGCGCTGGATGTAACCCTGCAGAAGAAAGTGCGCGAGCAACTGCGCTGCGTATCAGCGCATAGCCATAATTGAGCAAGCTATTTACTCCTTCGCTCGCATCAGGGCGTCTTCGAAAATTCATGCCGAACAATAAAGGCCAGTAACTACGTGCTGCCTGAGCTTCAACGTTTGTGGAATCGCCAAGTAAAACTTTTCCAGCAAGCTTAATCAGCATTCCAGCATCGATATTAGATTTATTTAATACCACAGCTTGAGCATTAATTTTTGCACGAATGACCTGCTGCCATAAAATAGCCTTAAGTTCTGGGCTTGATGTAGTTTGCAGCTGTAAAATCTGTGCATGTAGTGAGTTCCCTGTTAGCGGTTGCATTAAAGCTTGAGGACAATATTTGTCGTCAAAAAGTATGATTGCTACACCAGCATGAGCTGGGCATTTAACGCTGGAACCGTTACTGAAATTTGCCTATTGCTAAGCATGACTATCGAAAGATCTTCAATAGCTACAGATACTTCGTCACGGCCGAGAAGCTTGACACTCAAAACTGAGTCTCGAATTGAGAGCTTTGCTGGGGATGCGATTTCTATAATCCGGCCGCTCATATGGATATTTTCTAAGATTTATGCTAGTTAAGCTAGCCTCTCGGCTAAAAATTTATAGCCACAGCCCCAGTTAGTTCTGGCGAGCCTGTTATTCTTTCTCATTTTATTTTGAGTAGTTACGTTTCTTGGCTTTGCGCTGTGTGGTGTTTCTCAACGTGGAAAATCATGCAGCCAAAGTCAACGAAGACTTTAGGTTAAAGCACGCATAGCTCTAGAGGTTGTGCGTATCAGAGGTTCTATGAAATGCCAAAAAAGAAAAAGCCCGGTCAAGGGCCAATTGTAACGCTGACCTTTGCTGGTCGCGTATTCGTTGAGGGTTATGCACGAGGGAAACCAGTTCCA is from bacterium and encodes:
- the cas1 gene encoding type II CRISPR-associated endonuclease Cas1 — translated: MILFDDKYCPQALMQPLTGNSLHAQILQLQTTSSPELKAILWQQVIRAKINAQAVVLNKSNIDAGMLIKLAGKVLLGDSTNVEAQAARSYWPLLFGMNFRRRPDASEGVNSLLNYGYALIRSAVARALSSAGLHPALGIHHHHRQNAFALADDLIEPLRPSVDLVVVELQKNSIESLTPDAKMTLLSVLTSQIEVNGQKIAFLDALTNYVVSYRKCIEQHQSRLVIPVISV